A genomic stretch from Penicillium digitatum chromosome 4, complete sequence includes:
- a CDS encoding Involucrin repeat protein — translation MSTRSSQSSYGDSQYLSNVATSDVPAPTPPNGKTLVEEYRDALEPHHEEQSQYDPLHPAHSRSSVFLNVNDPVTMYLLTETAIGDSTDYEVLSFEEVEGLKKEVSLLSTRIQGTKRKLALETKLRDAAQSLGRLYSPPSPRSSGEYGANGGSNSNRMSRASEALDKSDSELAVSQRRCEELAQELWKLEKRSQKISQRLLEHTAGVLQMTHKGLKKGPKNPAPPTSDSSHDDLKFDDRSLYRTTEHLDDFGVDRKIETNAAAAMNTEAMQATERRLEEISERMHDLMKKSNPDEFIDPPPQLSAGGGPVDPTGTVDAHLAYIESSMEKIVLHTGDAPAPTTARDIAPEAEIAWKHQLTKINNQVQSIVDRFGLTRSPTLPPPPDPSDGEGLEEQFSYLKTGIDGLESRVDGVIEQKSILTTQIQQQRELNSKSDAERDAHIGDLTEQLSRVRKDLEASEREGNAKGDELALVMEQLDAMRTKGNPQEEAKATLAQAESEVVRLQSIITSLRSEAEAKTKEVREAQDAQDQAEAEVKGLQQFINDLQGDKDIEDEGVREARDRAEDEVKRLQAIIESLQNDNNTKSEEATEAREARDHAEDEVKRLQAIIASLQSDNDVKSEEFREAREAHDHAEGEVKRLQVVNTSLQNDTEKKIEETREAHSRAEDEVKRLQDIIISLKNDTDSTSEETREASEHAEEVKRLQVAIASLQNDTDAKTKEVIEARHRAEDEAKHLHIVIETLQNDADARGEDVKEARDRAESEVQRLQSVVETLQNDSDFRSEEVRGARDRAEQEVAQLEAAIRQIRIQSDARIKEADDQRAQSDHNATRLQNELTELEGEIVRVTTELTMAKAELDGAYGTRAERAAVVASNTSVQRENDALVTRNIELTEELAALKSQRGGGDLQQRADNLERELSEIIDDYEAMTKASIEFEKERERFEILIDSLRDRCEQLETKLAEERISWMNLSSPTSVGRDGTYDTTSTMVLKNEFKKMMRDTRNENMKMFRAEQEERRRIEGLLRALKKEHAKVTGKSPGSTP, via the exons ATGAGCACGCGATCCAGTCAATCCTCCTACGGGGACTCACAGTATCTCTCAAACGTTGCCACTTCCGATGTTCCAGCTCCAACACCGCCGAATGGAAAGACACTCGTGGAGGAGTATCGAGATGCCCTGGAACCCCACCACGAGGAGCAGTCGCAATACGACCCA CTCCACCCGGCTCATTCGCGGAGCTCGGTTTTCCTGAATGTCAACGACCCCGTGACCATGTACCTATTGACCGAGACCGCCATAGGGGATAGCACGGATTACGAAGTCCTATCCTTCGAGGAGGTGGAAgggttgaagaaggaagTCTCTTTGCTGTCCACTCGCATCCAGGGCACGAAGCGGAAACTGGCACTCGAAACGAAACTGCGTGACGCGGCGCAATCCCTTGGTAGACTCTACAGCCCGCCCAGCCCTCGGAGCAGCGGCGAATACGGTGCCAATGGCGGATCGAACTCAAACCGGATGAGCCGGGCTTCTGAGGCCCTCGACAAGAGTGACTCTGAACTCGCGGTCAGCCAGCGGCGATGTGAGGAGTTGGCACAGGAACTTTGGAAACTGGAGAAGAGGTCGCAGAAGATCAGTCAGCGCTTGCTGGAGCACACTGCGGGTGTCTTGCAGATGACACACAAGGGTCTGAAGAAGGGTCCTAAGAACCCTGCTCCACCCACTTCGGATAGCTCCCATGATGATCTAAAATTCGACGATCGTAGTCTCTACCGGACAACTGAGCATTTGGATGACTTTGGCGTGGACAGGAAGATCGAGACCAACGCGGCCGCCGCAATGAATACTGAGGCTATGCAGGCTACAGAGCGACGATTGGAGGAAATTAGCGAGCGCATGCATGACCTGATGAAAAAGTCGAACCCCGATGAATTCATCGATCCTCCCCCGCAGCTGTCAGCGGGTGGAGGGCCCGTCGATCCCACAGGAACGGTCGACGCTCATTTAGCCTATATCGAGAGTAGCATGGAAAAAATCGTCTTGCATACAGGGGACGCTCCTGCTCCCACGACTGCTCGCGACATTGCACCTGAAGCCGAGATAGCCTGGAAACACCAACTTACCAAAATCAACAATCAAGTGCAATCAATCGTTGATCGGTTTGGTTTGACCCGTTCGCCAACTTTGCCTCCGCCTCCTGATCCGTCTGACGGCGAGGGACTAGAAGAGCAATTCTCTTACCTTAAAACAGGTATAGACGGCTTGGAGAGCCGAGTGGATGGAGTCATTGAGCAGAAGAGCATTCTCACCACGCAAATCCAGCAACAGCGCGAGCTCAACTCCAAGTCAGACGCCGAGCGCGATGCCCATATCGGCGACCTGACGGAACAGTTGTCCCGCGTTCGCAAGGATCTCGAAGCGTCTGAGCGCGAAGGCAACGCCAAAGGCGACGAATTGGCTCTTGTCATGGAACAGCTCGACGCAATGCGCACCAAAGGCAATCCCCAGGAAGAAGCCAAGGCGACTCTGGCTCAGGCTGAGAGTGAAGTCGTGCGTTTGCAAAGCATTATCACCTCACTGCGTAGCGAGGCTGAGGCAAAGACTAAAGAAGTCAGGGAAGCCCAGGATGCCCAAGATCAAGCAGAGGCCGAGGTTAAAGGCCTGCAACAATTCATCAACGATTTGCAGGGAGACAAAGACATCGAGGACGAGGGGGTCAGAGAGGCCCGTGACCGTGCGGAAGATGAAGTGAAGCGTCTACAGGCCATAATTGAATCGTTACAGAATGATAACAACACGAAGAGCGAAGAGGCCACAGAGGCCAGAGAGGCCCGCGACCACGCGGAAGATGAAGTCAAACGTCTACAGGCCATCATTGCATCGTTGCAGAGTGATAATGATGTGAAGAGCGAAGAGTTCAGAGAAGCCAGAGAGGCCCACGACCATGCGGAAGGTGAAGTCAAGCGTCTACAGGTGGTCAATACTTCGCTACAGAATGATACCGAGAAAAAGATCGAAGAGACCAGAGAGGCCCATAGCCGCGCGGAAGACGAAGTTAAGCGTCTACAGGACATCATTATATCGCTGAAGAATGATACCGACAGCACGAGCGAAGAGACCAGAGAGGCCAGCGAACATGCGGAAGAAGTCAAGCGCCTCCAGGTGGCCATTGCATCGTTGCAAAATGACACCGACGCTAAAACGAAAGAGGTCATAGAGGCCCGCCACCGTGCGGAAGACGAAGCCAAGCATCTACATATCGTAATTGAAACTTTGCAAAACGACGCCGATGCTAGAGGTGAAGACGTCAAGGAAGCCCGGGACCGCGCGGAGAGCGAGGTTCAACGCCTGCAGAGCGTCGTTGAAACACTGCAGAACGATAGCGATTTCAGATCCGAGGAAGTTAGGGGTGCTCGTGATCGCGCCGAACAAGAGGTCGCTCAGCTTGAAGCCGCGATCCGGCAGATTCGAATTCAATCCGATGCCCGTATCAAGGAGGCGGATGATCAGCGCGCGCAGTCCGACCACAACGCCACTCGCCTGCAGAATGAGTTGACTGAGCTTGAAGGCGAGATTGTGCGGGTCACAACTGAACTGACAATGGCCAAGGCAGAGCTGGATGGGGCCTATGGTACTCGAGCCGAACGTGCGGCAGTAGTGGCTTCCAACACTAGTGTCCAAAGGGAGAATGATGCACTGGTCACCCGGAACATCGAGCTCACTGAGGAACTGGCTGCTCTGAAGAGCCAACGAGGAGGTGGTGATCTTCAGCAGCGGGCAGATAATCTAGAAAGAGAACTTAGTGAGATCATCGATGACTACGAAGCCATGACGAAAGCCAGCATCGAGTTTGAAAAAGAACGCGAACGCTTCgagattctcattgacagtcTTCGGGACCGTTGCGAGCAACTCGAAACAAAACTGGCAGAAGAACGTATAAGCTGGATGAACTTGAGTAGTCCCACATCTGTGGGCCGCGATGGCACTTACGACACGACATCTACCATGGTGCTCAAGAATGAGTTCAAGAAGATGATGCGTGACACGCGCAACGAGAACATGAAGATGTTTAGG GCTGAACAAGAAGAGCGTCGCAGAATTGAAGGGTTGCTGCGAGCCCTAAAAAAGGAGCACGCCAAGGTGACTGGCAAGAGCCCAGGTAGCACTCCATAA
- a CDS encoding Cell surface receptor/MFS transporter (FLVCR), putative codes for MSTLERSRDIEQGSRPIYKVYKRRFWGLAQLVLLNIVVSWDWLTFSSISTTAAEYFDVSESAINWMSTGYLFAFCAVSPIVIWILNKGGPKPAIITTATLLLVGNWLRYAGTRANGGIFGLAMFGQILIGFAQPFCLCAPTRYSELWFSDKGRTSATAVASLANPLGAALGQLIDSEWASKPSDIPNMVLYISIISTVAAIPSFFLPASPPTPASTSAAKPHTPLGAAVRELTSAREFWQIFIPFSVYVGFFNSVSSLLNQILSPHGFSETEAGIAGAILIGVGLVTSAIMSPITDRYKHYLGSIRVLVPVVAVTYIGLIFAPGSAAGIPPSYVVMALLGAASFAMLPITLEYLAEITYPISSEIGSTICWTGGQLLGACFILIQDALKAGAGAEPPYNMRNALVFAAVVAVAAAPFPLTVGLFGRSVHRRRWEVDRGVEVQEVRDVARTDEKVKTVRSDDFAVATDTPIKT; via the exons ATGTCGACTCTTGAGCGCTCTCGGGATATAGAGCAGGGCTCTCGACCTATCTACAAGGTCTATAAGCGACGCTTCTGGGGTCTGGCCCAGCTGGTATTGCTAAATATCGTCGTTAGTTGGGAT TGGTTGACCTTTTCGTCTATCTCAACAACGGCCGCGGAGTACTTTGATGTCTCGGAGAGCGCTATTAACTGGATGAGCACTGGCTATCTCTTCGCCTTCTGTGCTGTTAGCCC CATCGTTATCTGGATCCTGAACAAAGGCGGCCCCAAACCAGCTATCATCACCACCGCCACACTCCTACTAGTGGGTAACTGGCTCAGATATGCTGGTACCAGAGCGAATGGCGGTATATTCGGACTCGCGATGTTCGGCCAAATCCTAATAGGATTCGCGCAGCCCTTCTGCCTCTGCGCACCAACCCGATACAGCGAGCTCTGGTTCTCAGATAAGGGCCGCACGAGCGCAACAGCAGTCGCCAGTCTCGCGAATCCACTGGGCGCTGCCCTGGGCCAGCTGATCGACTCGGAATGGGCGTCGAAACCCTCTGATATACCAAATATGGTCCTGTACATTTCGATCATC TCAACCGTCGCAGCAATCCCATCGTTCTTCCTCCCAGCATCACCACCAACACCCGCAAGCACATCCGCCGCAAAGCCGCACACACCACTGGGTGCAGCAGTACGCGAACTAACTAGCGCGCGTGAATTCTGGCAGATTTTCATTCCATTCTCTGTATATGTGGGCTTCTTCAACAGCGTCTCCTCACTGCTAAACCAAATCCTCAGTCCGCACGGGTTCTCCGAGACAGAAGCCGGTATTGCAGGCGCCATCCTGATTGGGGTAGGACTCGTCACGTCGGCGATCATGTCGCCAATAACAGACCGGTACAAGCACTACCTGGGCAGTATCCGAGTGCTGGTACCAGTGGTGGCAGTCACGTATATCGGGCTGATCTTCGCGCCGGGCAGTGCGGCCGGAATACCGCCTTCGTATGTGGTTATGGCACTACTGGGCGCAGCGTCGTTCGCGATGCTACCCATAACGCTAGAGTATCTCGCTGAGATTACGTACCCTATCTCTTCGGAGATTGGGAGTACCATCTGTTGGACGGGTGGGCAGTTGCTTGGTGCGTGCTTTATTCTTATTCAGGATGCGTTGAAGGCTGGAGCTGGGGCTGAACCGCCGTATAATATGCGGAATGCATTGGTCTTTGCGGCTGTGGTTGCTGTTGCAGCTGCACCGTTTCCGTTGACCGTTGGGCTTTTTGGAAGGAGTGTTCATCGTCGTAGGTGGGAGGTCGACCGTGGTGTTGAGGTACAGGAGGTTAGGGACGTGGCTCGGACGGATGAGAAAGTTAAGACGGTTAGATCTGATGATTTTGCCGTGGCAACTGATACCCCGATCAAGACTTGA
- a CDS encoding Cytochrome b-c1 complex subunit 6, whose product MGLSEFFSDVVSSFGFTEAQAEAPAQDTETETTTQEESAEKEESASTEPAEESPAEEESSEEAPEEEEAEAEEEEEEEEEDEPEDIKPKLEEECAHSAVCAPYKHHYDECVERVTRQQEDEDYKGPKEDCVEEFFHLTHCVTACAAPKLWRELK is encoded by the exons ATGGGTCTCTCCGAATTTTTCTCTGACGTTGTCTCCTCCTTCGGGTTCACCGAGGCCCAGGCTGAGGCTCCCGCTCAAGACACCGAGACCGAGACCACCACTCAGGAAGAGTCCGCCGAGAAGGAAGAGTCAGCCTCCACCGAGCCCGCCGAGGAGTCTCCCGCCGAGGAGGAGTCTTCCGAGGAGGCccccgaggaagaggaggctgaggccgaggaagaagaagaagaagaggaagaggatgagccTGAGGACATCAAGCCCAAGCTCGAGGAGG AGTGCGCCCACTCCGCCGTCTGCGCTCCCTACAAGCATCACTATGACGAGTGCGTTGAGCGCGTCACCCGCCagcaggaggatgaggacTACAAGGGCCCCAAGGAGGACTGCGTCGAGGAGT TCTTCCACCTCACTCACTGCGTGACCGCGTGCGCTGCCCCCAAGCTCTGGAGGGAGTTGAAGTAA
- a CDS encoding WW-domain-binding protein: protein MQLFQVLSNEIGLDAIAKSIEADKNSVTCAWNDLAFMSLNWVMLDDQDGFVRLPNERLIYSSPPRTSVSLTPPSRYKGAEKLSIQSSAGCIHLTNQRVIYLPASKSNDLQSFSSPLLNVRDSHVSAPFFGPNVWTALVQPVSGGGISPSLPAVQLKVTFKEGGAFDFHTNFERIKERLEQAVENTSESTRGQQNVDLSAVHLEELPAYEAPPNASQSARPSQTPEEPQSSRASDAGFEPAEPPPCYEEVQSQSVAHELEERLRRAI from the exons ATGCAGCTATTCCAGGTCTTATCAAATGAGATCGGCCTGGATGCTATCGCCAAGAGCATTGAA GCCGATAAAAACAGTGTCACATGCGCTTGGAATGATCTCGCATTCATGTCTCTCAA TTGGGTAATGCTTGATGATCAGGATGGCTTCGTCCGTCTTCCCAACGAGCGCTTGATCTACTCCTCCCCTCCTCGTACTAGTGTCTCTTTGACTCCGCCCTCCCGATACAAAGGTGCAGAAAAACTTTCAATCCAAAGCAGTGCTGGCTGCATCCACCTCACCAACCAAAGA GTTATCTACCTTCCCGCATCCAAAAGCAATGACCTCCAGTCCTTCTCGTCACCTCTCTTGAATGTCCGTGACTCTCATGTTTCTGCACCATTCTTTGGACCCAATGTATGGACAGCTCTAGTACAACCAGTATCTGGAGGTGGCATCTCACCATCCCTGCCTGCTGTTCAATTGAAAGTGACATTCAAGGAAGGCGGAGCCTTTGACTTCCACACCAACTTCGAGCGGATCAAGGAACGACTCGAGCAGGCTGTTGAGAATACAAGCGAGAGCACTCGAGGGCAACAAAACGTGGATCTCTCAGCAGTTCATTTGGAAGAGTTGCCTGCATATGAAGCTCCGCCTAATGCTAGCCAAAGTGCTAGACCCAGCCAGACACCAGAAGAGCCGCAAAGCAGTCGAGCGTCTGACGCCGGTTTCGAACCCGCGGAGCCGCCTCCATGTTACGAGGAGGTCCAGTCGCAAAGTGTAGCCCACGAGCTGGAAGAGAGGCTGCGACGCGCCATCTAA
- a CDS encoding Glycerol-3-phosphate acyltransferase Sct1, putative, giving the protein MACAHLEGILASHVTVIVYGDLRLETAKDFINGPPGFDSTMGEKGQYIPPLIGWMYDLVLWTFSVLIDLFFREVHPRGSWKIPRRGPIILVAAPHANQFVDSLVLMRVIRSEAQRRISWLIADKSFKRKFIGLLARGIGTLPVARAMDNLKPGTGTIYLPDPINKPTLVRGVGTNFEENSFQKDGTIALPTINGTSHSTAIAEIKGPEELVLKKPFKHRDALAQLTGRKDIDRDGNFTGDASEQDPDFKGTKFKVAPHVDQTAVYQAVFKRLGTGGCVGIFPEGGSHDRTTLLPLKAGVALMALGTLAENPDCGLKIVPCGMNYFHAHKFRSRAVIEFGSPIDIPSELVEQFKQGERRESVGALLEIIYGRLVSVTVTSPDYETLMVIQAARRLYNTKGKNLPLPMVVELNRRLVKGYAHFKDDPRIVELRKSIVGYNKQLRLLGIRDHQVAYAKFSILQVVATLIYRLGKLALLAIGTLPGLLLFTPVFIATKRISAKKSKEALAASTVKLQGRDVMATWKLLIALAFAPALYAFYTASLTYWTYWNRVNGIVPDWVPLWSVVVIGVVLFPTITFAALRIGEVGMDIIKSLRPLVLSLNPSSANTLVKLRERRATLAHQVTEAINTMGPELFPDFDASRVVTDPFREATKLDHKVENELPEIRRASVSDYTEKMPSSEPLPRNESFHNLANIGFFSTRPPSRNRSRSRSASARPGSQHGLKPLSTLTPKDPLEDISSRIRDAMRERGERRRRRSEDGSWDMASSGPGTPSSLEEFRKDL; this is encoded by the exons ATGGCCTGTGCTCACCTGGAAGGTATT CTTGCTTCGCATGTAACAGTT ATCGTCTATGGTGATCTGAGGCTCGAAACGGCCAA GGACTTCAT AAACGGCCCACCGGGCTTCGACAGCACAATGGGTGAAAAAGGCCAGTACATCCCACCCCTCATTGGGTGGATGTATGATTTGGTTCTTTGGACATTCTCCGTGCTCATCGACCTCTTCTTCCGCGAAGTCCACCCCCGAGGCTCATGGAAGATCCCTCGCCGTGGTCCCATCATTCTGGTGGCAGCTCCCCATGCGAACCAG TTCGTAGATTCTTTGGTGTTGATGCGCGTCATTCGCAGCGAAGCGCAACGTCGTATCTCATGGCTTATTGCGGACAAGTCTTTCAAACGCAAGTTCATCGGACTTCTGGCGAGAGGAATTGGCACACTGCCTGTGGCACGTGCTATGGACAACTTGAAACCCGGAACCGGCACCATCTACCTTCCCGACCCGATCAACAAACCAACTCTTGTGCGAGGTGTTGGAACCAACTTTGAAGAAAATAGCTTCCAAAAGGATGGAACTATTGCCCTACCAACCATCAACGGAACGTCACACAGTACTGCGATCGCCGAGATCAAGGGACCGGAGGAATTGGTGCTTAAGAAGCCTTTCAAGCACAGGGATGCGCTAGCCCAACTCACTGGACGCAAAGACATTGACCGTGATGGAAATTTCACTGGAGATGCATCCGAGCAAGATCCAGATTTCAAGGGCACCAAATTCAAGGTTGCTCCTCATGTGGATCAGACTGCAGTCTATCAGGCAGTATTCAAAAGACTAGGCACGGGCGGTTGTGTCGGTATCTTCCCGGAAGGTGGAAGCCATGATCGCACTACATTGCTTCCCTTAAAAG CTGGTGTCGCCCTGATGGCTCTAGGCACCCTGGCTGAAAACCCGGACTGTGGTTTGAAGATTGTGCCTTGTGGCATGAACTATTTCCATGCTCACAAGTTCCGCTCCAGGGCCGTTATTGAGTTTGGTAGTCCAATTGACATTCCTTCGGAATTGGTGGAGCAATTCAAGCAAGGTGAACGACGGGAGTCTGTCGGTGCTTTGCTGGAAATCATCTACGGAAGGCTCGTCTCGGTCACTGTCACTAGTCCCGATTATGAAACACTAATG GTCATCCAAGCTGCCCGTCGTCTGTACAACACGAAAGGCAAAAACCTTCCTCTTCCTATGGTTGTGGAGCTGAATCGCCGCCTTGTGAAAGGTTACGCCCACTTCAAAGATGATCCCCGGATCGTTGAATTACGCAAGTCGATTGTGGGATATAACAAGCAGCTTCGTCTTCTTGGAATCCGGGACCACCAAGTGGCCTACGCGAAGTTCTCCATCTTGCAGGTGGTTGCCACATTGATTTACCGTCTAGGCAAATTAGCACTCTTGGCAATCGGGACGCTTCCCGGTTTGCTGCTCTTTACCCCCGTTTTCATTGCAACCAAACGTATCTCCGCAAAGAAGTCTAAGGAAGCACTGGCTGCTTCTACTGTGAAACTTCAAGGCCGAGATGTGATGGCTACATGGAAGCTTCTTATTGCCCTTGCATTTGCTCCGGCACTCTATGCCTTTTACACTGCCTCCCTCACGTATTGGACTTACTGGAACCGAGTCAATGGAATAGTTCCAGACTGGGTTCCGCTTTGGTCGGTAGTGGTGATTGGCGTGGTCCTCTTCCCCACCATCACTTTTGCGGCTCTTCGGATCGGTGAAGTAGGCATGGACATTATAAAGTCACTTCGCCCGCTTGTTCTATCTCTGAACCCATCATCGGCCAACACGCTGGTGAAACTTCGAGAGAGACGCGCTACTCTAGCTCATCAAGTAACCGAGGCAATTAATACCATGGGACCTGAGCTATTCCCCGACTTTGATGCCTCTCGGGTTGTCACCGATCCATTCCGAGAAGCGACCAAACTGGATCACAAGGTCGAAAACGAATTGCCGGAGATCAGAAGAGCCAGCGTGTCGGACTATACCGAGAAAATGCCCTCGTCAGAGCCTCTGCCCCGCAACGAGTCCTTCCACAACCTGGCCAACATTGGTTTCTTCTCCACACGACCTCCTAGTCGTAATCGTAGCCGCAGCAGATCTGCTAGCGCCCGACCTGGGTCGCAGCACGGGCTCAAGCCGCTCAGTACTCTCACCCCGAAAGACCCGCTTGAGGACATCAGTTCACGGATCCGTGATGCCATGAGGGAGCGTGGGGAACGTCGCCGGCGTCGAAGCGAAGATGGGAGCTGGGATATGGCCAGCTCAGGCCCTGGAACTCCTTCCAGCCTTGAGGAGTTCCGAAAAGATCTTTGA
- a CDS encoding Prenyltransferase, putative, translating to MPSMHLSRLRNWFLASPPAEYAITSLKELLIGALQQGPVPQHVAFVMDGNRRFARSHGIETVEGHNLGFEALARILEVCYKSGVKVVTIYAFSIENFKRSKFEVDALMEMAKVKLSQMAQHGDLLDRYGAKVRVLGRLDMLKPDVLEAVNKAVDMTSRNGDRILNICFPYTSRDEITSAIRDTVEDYTTPIQQGRSAAAASRFSESHIADNIRAQTLGSTTHESHSDSESTSGSSAQDDDAFSRHDYSDRVYGSMSSCSSSTTLHLGNQQDPKGCPPPRPATEADSPVYISPENISRQTLNDHMLTKDAPPLDILIRTSGVERLSDFMLWQTHENTEIVFLDVMWPEFDLWHFLPVMLGWQRRISKSRQDPNAEGNFAGDAKSSEEGPDAMLWCQAGKVKDI from the exons ATGCCTTCAATGCATCTGTCACGTCTTCGAAATTGGTTCCTCGCCTCTCCGCCTGCCGAATACGCCATCACAAGCCTCAAGGAACTGCTGATCGGCGCACTCCAACAGGGCCCTGTCCCCCAGCATGTGGCTTTCGTTATGGATGGAAACAGGCGCTTTGCCCGATCACATGGAATTGAGACAGTGGAGGGACATAATTTGGGGTTTGAAGCTCTTGCAAGA ATCCTCGAAGTCTGTTACAAGAGTGGAGTGAAGGTAGTTACGATCTACGCGTTCAGCATCGAGAACTTCAAACGCTCAAAATTCGAGGTGGATGCGCTCATGGAAATGGCCAAGGTGAAGCTGTCGCAGATGGCTCAACACGGAGATCTGCTCGATCGGTACGGAGCAAAAGTTCGCGTCCTGGGCCGTCTTGATATGCTCAAACCGGACGTTTTGGAGGCCGTCAACAAAGCCGTTGACATGACCAGCCGCAACGGAGACCGCATCCTTAATATCTGCTTTCCTTATACCTCCCGCGACGAGATCACCTCCGCTATCCGCGACACGGTTGAGGATTATACTACACCGATTCAACAGGGTCGCTCCGCGGCTGCCGCTTCCCGCTTCTCGGAATCCCATATTGCAGATAATATCCGCGCTCAGACGCTCGGATCGACAACACATGAATCACACAGTGATTCTGAGTCTACGTCGGGCTCTTCGGCACAGGATGACGACGCTTTTTCTCGGCACGACTACTCCGACCGAGTCTATGGATCGATGTCTTCCTGCTCGTCTTCCACAACCCTCCACCTCGGAAACCAGCAAGACCCCAAGGGCTGCCCCCCACCGAGACCCGCAACTGAGGCAGATAGCCCAGTCTATATCTCCCCCGAAAACATTTCTCGCCAGACTCTAAACGACCACATGTTGACCAAGGATGCTCCGCCCCTGGATATCCTGATCCGCACTTCGGGCGTCGAACGCTTGAGCGACTTTATGCTCTGGCAGACACACGAGAACACGGAGATTGTCTTCCTCGATGTCATGTGGCCAGAATTCGACCTGTGGCACTTCCTACCTGTGATGCTCGGATGGCAGAGGCGGATTTCCAAATCTCGGCAGGACCCCAATGCAGAGGGGAACTTTGCCGGCGACGCAAAATCGAGCGAGGAAGGCCCAGACGCGATGCTTTGGTGTCAAGCTGGAAAGGTCAAAGACATCTAG
- a CDS encoding Saccharopine dehydrogenase Lys9, putative — translation MVKQIAGSKALLLGSGFVTKPTVEVLSKADVEVTVACRTLGSAQALASGFKNAKAISLDVNDDAALDAALNQADVVISLIPYTFHATVIKSAIRTKTNVVTTSYVSPAMLELDEQCREAGITVMNEIGLDPGLDHLYAVKTIHEVHAAGGKVTGFVSFCGGLPAPECSNNPLGYKFSWSSRGVLLALRNAAKIYQDGKIVSIDGPDLMATAKPFFIYPGFAFVGYPNRDSTPFRERYGIPEAQTVIRGTLRYQGFPEMIKVLVDIGFLNDAPNSVFDKATSWKEATKEVLGANSSSEKDLQWAIASKTSFPNNDERDRLLSGLRWIGLFSDEQTTPRGNALDTLCATLEQKMQYGPGERDLVMLQHKFEIENKDGSKETRTSTLCEYGTPITSAMARTVGIPCGVAVKQVLDGTISKTGVIAPVTWDICEPLIKTLKEDYGMELIERTL, via the exons ATGGTCAAGCAAATTGCCGGTTCCAAGGCTCTCCTTTTGGGGTCGGGCTTCG TCACCAAGCCTACTGTTGAGGTCCTCAGCAAGGCTGATGTTGAGGTCACTGTTG CCTGCCGTACCCTCGGGAGTGCCCAGGCCCTTGCCTCTGGCTTCAAGAATGCCAAGGCCATCTCTCTTGATGTCAACGATGATGCCGCCCTCGATGCTGCTCTGAACCAGGCCGATGTTGTGATTTCGCTTATCCCGTACACTTTCCACGCTACCGTCATCAAGTCTGCTATCCGCACTAAG ACAAACGTGGTCACCACATCCTACGTCTCCCCTGCTATGTTGGAGTTGGATGAGCAGTGTCGCGAGGCTGGTATCACAGTCATGAACGAGATCGGTCTCGACCCTGGTCTCGATCACCTCT ACGCTGTCAAGACTATTCACGAGGTCCACGCTGCTGGCGGCAAGGTTACCGGATTTGTTTCCTTCTGTGGAGG CTTGCCCGCCCCCGAATGCTCAAACAACCCCCTGGGATACAAG TTCTCGTGGTCTAG CCGCGGTGTGCTTCTTGCTCTCCGTAACGCTGCCAAGATCTACCAAG ATGGTAAGATCGTGTCCATCGACGGCCCCGATCTGATGGCTACCGCCAAGCCCTTCTTCATCTACCCCGGATTCGCCTTCGTCGGATACCCTAACCGCGATTCC ACTCCCTTCCGCGAACGCTACGGTATTCCCGAGGCCCAGACCGTTATCCGCGGTACTCTTCGCTACCAGGGCTTCCCCGAGATGATCAAGGTCCTTGTCGACATTGGTTTCCTCAATGACGCGCCTAACAGTGTCTTCGATAAGGCCACTTCCTGGAAAGAAGCCACTAAGGAGGTTCTCGGCGCCAACTCTTCCTCCGAGAAGGATTTGCAGTGGGCCATCGCATCCAAGACCAGTTTCCCTAACAATGACGAGCGGGATCGTCTCCTCTCCGGCCTGCGCTGGATTGGTCTCTTCTCCGACGAGCAGACCACCCCCCGCGGAAACGCCCTCGACACCCTCTGTGCCACTCTTGAGCAGAAGATGCAGTACGGTCCCGGCGAGCGCGACCTTGTTATGCTCCAGCACAAGTTCGAGATCGAGAACAAGGACGGCTCCAAGGAGACCCGTACCTCCACCCTGTGCGAGTACGGTACTCCCATTACTTCGGCTATGGCCCGCACCGTTGGCATTCCTTGCGGTGTTGCTGTTAAGCAGGTTCTCGATGGCACTATTAGCAAGACT GGTGTTATCGCTCCCGTTACTTGGGATATCTGTGAGCCTCTTATCAAGACCCTCAAGGAGGACTACGGTATGGAGCTCATTGAGCGCACTCTGTAA